A region of Solanum dulcamara chromosome 7, daSolDulc1.2, whole genome shotgun sequence DNA encodes the following proteins:
- the LOC129896725 gene encoding COBRA-like protein 4, translating to MGTYLITLVGLLFVLFSYAAAYDPLDPNGNITIKWDVMSWTPDGYVAVVTMNNFQMYRHIMIPGWTLGWTWAKKEVIWTMVGAQATEQGDCSKFKGNIPHCCKKTPTIVDMLPGVPYNQQFTNCCKGGVLASWGQDPQASVSAFQVSVGQAGTTNKTVKLPKNFTLLGPGPGYTCGPAKIVPSTKFFTPDLRRKTQALMTWNVTCTYSQFVAQKHPKCCVSLSTFYNETITTCPSCACGCENKHKCIKSDSKLLSVVGVNTPRKDNAPLLQCTQHMCPVRIHWHVKLNYKEYWRVKITVTNFNYRVNYTQWTLVAQHPNLNNVTQVFSFDYKPLVPYQSINDTGMFYGMKFYNDLLMEAGPAGNVQSEVLLQKDKDTFTLKQGWAFPRKVYFNGDECMLPPPDTYPYLPNFAHQNLIAFSTLFCSMLLILLVLV from the exons atggggACTTATTTGATCACTCTAGTTGGCCTTTTGTTTGTGCTATTTTCTTATGCAG CTGCTTATGATCCATTGGATCCAAATGGGAACATAACTATTAAATGGGATGTAATGTCTTGGACTCCTGATGGCTATGTT GCTGTGGTAACAATGAACAACTTCCAAATGTACCGTCACATTATGATCCCCGGCTGGACATTAGGATGGACATGGGCCAAGAAAGAAGTGATATGGACTATGGTTGGCGCTCAAGCCACAGAACAAGGTGATTGTTCCAAATTCAAAGGAAACATCCCGCATTGTTGCAAGAAGACTCCAACTATTGTAGATATGCTCCCAGGAGTACCCTATAACCAACAATTTACCAATTGTTGTAAAG gtgGAGTATTGGCTTCTTGGGGCCAAGATCCTCAAGCTTCAGTTTCTGCTTTTCAAGTTAGTGTTGGACAAGCTGGTACAACAAACAAGACTGTAAAACTCCCCAAGAACTTCACTTTGCTTGGCCCTGGACCTGGTTACACTTGTGGTCCTGCAAAGATTGTCCCGTCGACAAAATTCTTCACACCTGATCTGAGAAGGAAAACTCAGGCACTGA TGACATGGAATGTAACATGCACATACTCTCAGTTTGTAGCCCAAAAGCACCCAAAATGTTGTGTCTCCCTCTCAACTTTCTATAATGAAACCATAACAACTTGTCCCTCTTGTGCTTGCGGTTGTGAGAACAAACACAAATGCATCAA GAGCGATTCCAAACTACTCAGTGTGGTGGGGGTAAACACTCCAAGGAAAGACAATGCACCATTACTACAATGCACACAACATATGTGCCCTGTTAGAATCCATTGGCATGTGAAACTCAACTACAAGGAGTATTGGAGAGTCAAGATTACTGTTACAAACTTCAATTACAGGGTCAATTACACACAATGGACTCTTGTTGCTCAACATCCAAATCTTAACAATGTAACTCAAGTTTTTAGCTTTGATTACAAGCCTCTCGTTCCATATCAATCGATTA ATGACACGGGAATGTTCTACGGTATGAAGTTCTACAATGACTTACTCATGGAAGCAGGGCCAGCTGGAAATGTTCAATCAGAAGTGCTTCTACAGAAAGATAAGGATACTTTTACCCTTAAACAAGGATGGGCATTTCCTCGAAAAGTATACTTTAATGGCGATGAATGCATGCTACCACCACCAGATACTTATCCATACTTGCCCAATTTTGCCCACCAGAATCTGATTGCTTTTTCGACATTGTTTTGTTCTATGCTTTTGATTTTACTTGTTCTGGTTTGA
- the LOC129895923 gene encoding protein COBRA-like — translation MIGSQTTEQGDCSKFKGDVPHCCKKDPTVIDLLPETPHNQQIANCCKGGVVNSWGQDPATAISSFQLSVGSAGTTNKTVRIPKNFTLNTPGPGYTCGPAKVVRPSKFITSDGRRVTQAMMTWNVTCTYSQFMAQKNPTCCVSLSSLYNDTIVPCPTCACGCENNGTKSGSCVEPEKPHLASIVSDQGKNNFTPLVQCTNHMCSVGIHWHVKLNYKDYWRVKITITNFNYHMNYKLWNLVVQHPNLDNITQLFDINYKSLTLYGAINDTAMLWGMKSSNDLLVQPGPSGNVQFELLLRKDSNLISDKGWAFPHRVYFNGDNCIMPLSEAYPHLSNDVSVVPPPDVDPHLPNAVSQWKVSLLKLVVTLVFSMAFFFADT, via the exons ATGATAGGAAGTCAGACTACAGAGCAAGGTGATTGCTCAAAATTCAAAGGAGATGTTCCCCATTGCTGTAAGAAGGATCCAACAGTTATCGACTTGTTGCCTGAAACTCCTCACAACCAGCAGATTGCAAATTGCTGCAAGGGAGGAGTCGTCAACTCATGGGGCCAAGATCCTGCAACTGCCATTAGTTCATTCCAACTCAGTGTTGGTTCTGCTGGAACAACCAACAAAACAGTTAGAATACCTAAGAACTTCACCTTAAACACACCAGGACCTGGATATACTTGTGGACCTGCTAAAGTTGTTAGACCATCTAAATTTATTACGTCGGATGGGAGAAGAGTGACACAGGCTATGA TGACTTGGAATGTCACATGCACATACTCACAGTTCATGGCTCAGAAAAATCCTACATGTTGCGTTTCCCTATCATCGTTGTACAATGACACGATTGTACCCTGTCCTACATGTGCTTGTGGCTGCGAGAATAATGGCACTAAGTCGGGAAGTTGTGTGGA GCCAGAAAAGCCACACCTAGCTTCAATTGTTTCAGACCAGGGGAAGAACAACTTTACGCCTTTGGTCCAGTGCACGAATCATATGTGCTCAGTTGGAATTCATTGGCATGTGAAACTCAACTACAAGGATTATTGGAGGGTTAAGATAACTATAACAAACTTCAATTACCATATGAACTACAAACTATGGAACTTAGTTGTCCAACATCCCAACCTTGATAACATCACTCAGCTTTTCGACATCAATTACAAGTCATTAACTCTTTATGGAGCAATAA ATGATACTGCAATGTTATGGGGTATGAAATCCTCCAATGATCTGCTCGTGCAACCTGGTCCTTCAGGAAATGTCCAGTTCGAACTTCTACTCCGAAaagattcaaatttaatttcagATAAGGGATGGGCTTTCCCTCACCGAGTTTATTTCAATGGTGATAACTGTATCATGCCACTTTCTGAGGCATATCCACATTTGTCAAATGATGTTTCCGTCGTGCCACCTCCCGATGTAGATCCACATTTGCCGAACGCTGTTTCCCAATGGAAGGTCTCTTTGCTTAAATTAGTAGTCACACTTGTATTCTCTATGGCTTTCTTCTTTGCTGACACATAA